A window from Peromyscus eremicus chromosome 1, PerEre_H2_v1, whole genome shotgun sequence encodes these proteins:
- the Ppp1r14b gene encoding LOW QUALITY PROTEIN: protein phosphatase 1 regulatory subunit 14B (The sequence of the model RefSeq protein was modified relative to this genomic sequence to represent the inferred CDS: inserted 1 base in 1 codon), protein MLQLPPGAPAAAXRRGAARSGARELTGASGPEPAGGRPGGGGAGRGPSAHVAPAAAMADSGPAGGAALAAPAPGPGSGSTGPRVYFQSPPGAAGEGPGGADDDGPVRRQGKVTVKYDRKELRKRLNLEEWILEQLTRLYDCQEEEIPELEIDVDELLDMESDDTRAARVKELLVDCYKPTEAFISGLLDKIRGMQKLSTPQKK, encoded by the exons ATGCTGCAGCTGCCCCCGggcgcccccgccgccg ctcGCCGCGGAGCCGCGCGGAGCGGAGCCCGCGAGCTAACCGGAGCCAGCGGCCCGGAGCCAGCCGGCGGGCGTCCGGGAGGCGGCGGCGCAGGGAGGGGCCCGAGCGCGCACGTGGCCCCGGCGGCCGCCATGGCGGACAGCGGCCCCGCGGGGGGCGCGGCGTTGGCTGCCCCGGCCCCCGGGCCGGGCAGTGGGAGCACGGGGCCCCGCGTCTACTTCCAGAGTCCCCCAGGGGCCGCAGGCGAAGGCCCGGGGGGCGCCGATGATGATGGCCCGGTGAGACGGCAAGGGAAGGTCACCGTCAAGTACGACCGCAAGGAGCTACGGAAGCGCCTCAACCTGGAGGAGTGGATCTTAGAACAGCTCACGCGTCTCTACGACTGCCAG gaAGAGGAGATCCCAGAGCTAGAGATAGACGTGGATGAACTCTTGGACATGGAAAGTGATGATACCCGGGCCGCTAGAGTCAAG GAGCTGTTAGTTGACTGTTACAAACCCACTGAG GCCTTCATCTCTGGCCTGCTGGACAAGATCCGGGGCATGCAGAAGCTGAGCACACCCCAGAAGAAGTAA